The window AGGCCCGCTGCAGACCGGCCCGCAGCACCCCCGCGCCCCGCTGCGCCCAGGACGGCGTGCCGAGCAGGCGGGGTGGTGTCCGCGCCGACACGACCGCGGCTCGCAGATCGCCGGGCCGAGGCGCCATGAGCCGCCCGGACGTCGCCACCCGCTGGCCGGGAAGCAGCCCCCGCCAACCCGGATCCGCGCCGAGCACCAGGGCCCGCGCCGACAGCCGGACCGGCGCGGAGTCCTCGGCGGTCACCGTCTCCAGATCGACGGCGACCAGATGGGTGGGCGGCCCGGAAGTCGTGGCCAGCGGCCGGGGATCGTCCCGGACGACCACCTCCACCTGCACGGTCGCCCCGGCCGCGACCAGCCCGGCCAGCGCCGGAGCCTCCCGGACCGAGACCCGGGCCGCCGTGGCGACCGCCCCGCACCCGACCCCGAGCGCGACAGCCACCCCGATCCAGCGGACCGCCCCGACCCACCAACCGCGGTCGAGCCGGCCGAGCACCACTGCCGAAAGCAGCCCGACGGCCCCGACCACCAGCCCTCGGCCGGCCGACAGGTGAAGAGCGCTCAACGCGGCCGACCAGAGCCCGACGGTGAACCCGGCCAGCCGCAGATCCGGAACCCGCCGAGCCTCCGGAGACACCCCGCCCATCAGACCGTCACCAGGTCTTTCAGCTGCTCGTAGCGGGACTCCCCGATCCCGTCGACCTTGCGGAGATCGGTGACCGCCCGAAACCCGCCCTGAGCGTCCCGGGCGTCCAGGATCCGCTGGGCGAGCACCGGTCCCACTCCGGGCAGCGTGTCCAACTGACCGAGGGTGGCCGTGTTGAGGTTGATCAGGCCGCCGGCCGCCCCGGGAGCGGCTCCACCGGTGGCCGCACCCGGTGGCGGCGACACCCCCACCATGATCAGCTCACCGTCGACGACCTTCCGGGCGAGGTTGAGCGGCGCCACGTCCACCCCCGGCTGAGCACCACCGGCCGCCTCCAGCGCGTCCGCCACCCGGGACCCGGCCGCGAGCCGCACCAGGCCCGGCTTTCGGACCTTCCCACCGACGGCGACGACGAGCTCACCCACCGGAGCCACCGACGCAGCCGGCGTCACCCCGGAGACGGTGGCCGCCCCGTCGGAGACCACCTCATCCACCTGTGGCCGCGATTTCCAGGCCAGGAACCCCGCCACGAGCACGACGACGACGGCTACCGCGGCCATCGCCCGCACCCCGGGCCGCCCGGGATCAAAGGCGTGCAGCCACTGCCGCCGCCCACCCTCGAACGCCCCTTGCCCGCTGACCCCACCCGCGGCGGAGTCCGGCGGATAGGCCGAAGACTCCCGCGAACCGCCGCCGCGCCGCCCTCCGGGTCCACCGTCCGCCACCTCTAAAGGGGCGACATCGTCCTCCTCGACCGACCATGCCGGAACGATGTCCGCCCAGTCCAGCGGCCCGTCAGCGGGCACCTGACGGCTGGGCGCGCTCCCATCGAGCACCGCCCGGAGGCGCGCTCCCACGACGTCACCGCTATCCTTCGCCTCTCGCACGGCCCGACCGTAGGAACCCCACCGCTCCCCCGCTCGCGGCCCTGTGGACGAACCGATGTTGTGGACAACTCCTCGAGGACTGGGTGTGACACGAGAGCAGGCGATTTCCCGGTTACGGGCGGCGGGTTGCGTGTTCGCCGAGGACGAGGCGGACGTCCTAATCGAGGCCGCGGCGGCCGGTCCGTCGCTGGCCGGGATGGTCGAGCGCCGGGCCTCCGGCGAACCGCTGGAGCAGGTGGTCGGTTACGCCGACTTCGCCGGTGTCCGGGTGCGGCTGCGCCCGGGCGTCTTCGTCCCCCGGGTCCGCAGTGAGCTGCTGGTCCGCCTGGCGGCCACCGAGATCCGCCCGGACGCTCTGGTGGTCGATCTGTGCTGCGGTTCCGGAGCGTTGGGCCTGGCACTACGGCACCGGGTCCCCGGCATCACTCTGCACGCGGCCGACGTGGACCCGGTCGCGGTGGAGTGCGCCATCGGCAACCTGATCGGGAACGTCCACCGAGGCGACCTGTTCCAGGCTCTCCCGGAGTCCCTACGCGGCCGGATCGACCTGCTGTTGGCCAACGTCCCCTACGTCGCGACCGGCCACCTGGCGTTCCTCCCGGCCGAGGCCCGCGACCACGAGCCCCGCACCGCGTTGGACGGCGGCGACGACGGCCTGGCCGTGTTCCGCGCGGTCGCCGCCGGCGCCCGGGAGTGGCTGGCCCCGGGCGGTCTGCTGATCTCCGAGATCACCGAGGCGCAGACCCCGATCGCGTCGACGATCGCCGAGGGGAACGGATTGACGGCCACCGTCACCACCGACGATGATCTCGACGCCCGCGCGATCCTGGCGCGCCGGCCCCGATGACCGCCGACGAGAATGCCCGAGGACTCCGTGGGCCTGCTGCGTAGGATCGCCCGCGCCCGCCTGGCCGGGCGGATGCTCCGGCGGCTGCGCCGAGCCGGTGTCCGGGATGCCCGTTACCACTCGAAGCGGTTCGAGATCAGGTTCACCGTGCCCGGTGAGGACGAGCCCACCATCGTTCCGCTGGCGCTGCTGCCGGCTCGCCGCAGGGCGGTGGACGATCTGGTCACCGAACTGCTGCGGGTGCCACCCGGCTGGGACGAAGCCGCCCCGAGGCTGCGCCCGGTGCTCCGCGGCGCGGCGCCCGGCGACCCGATCCGCCGTCCGGTGCTGCCGTTCCTGTCCGAGTTCGCGGTGATCGACCAGCCGGACACGATGACCTACGTCACCGAAGCCCAGGTGACCGCGTGGAAGCGGCCGATCGACGAGATCTTCACGACCGCCCGGAACAATCTGACCGGCGCCGTCCTGCACGGCATGGCGAGCGGCCCGACGATCGTGCGTTTCGTCGACGACGGCAACTCCTACTGGACGTCGCACCTGCTCCTGCCGGGCTGGCTGGCCCGCCTCGCCGACCAGGTGGGCGGTCCGCCGGTGGCGTTCGCCCCGGAACGCGGAACCCTCCTGGTCACCGCCGACGATCCCGAGTTGCTGGCGGCGCTGTTCGCCGAGGCCGAGACCATCTTCGTGACCGCGCCGCACCCGCTGACCCCGATGGCCTACCGCAGCGACGCCGACGGTTGCACGATCCCCTACCGGGCCCCGACCGGCCATCCGCTGCACCAGACGGTCCGCCGAGCCGAACGCCTGCTGGCCATGCACGAATACCACCAGCAGCCGCCGGACCCGTCCCTGCCGTCCGCCGAGCTGCACCTGCTGGGCAGCACCACCGAAGGCTGGCGGACCCGAGCCGTCTGGTCGGAGAACTCCCCGACGCTCCTCCCGGAGGCCGACGAGGTCCAGGCCGGCCCCCGGACCATCCCCTGGCCGGACCTGGCCCCGCATCTGACCCCCACCACCCACAGTCCCTCCCGGTGGCTGGCGACGTCCTGGCCGCGATGAAACCCGGATACGGTACGGCCACGACGAGCACCCGGGGCCGCTGAACTCCGTACCACCTAGCGTTTGTGAATGACGACGCCGGCCAGCCCGGGACCGGTATGCGCCGCGACCACCGCACCCACCTCGGTGAGGTAACAATCGCGCAAGCGATTGCCAAGCCGTGCGCTCAGATCGTCGACCAGCGCGGACGCCCGGTCCGGCGTGCCCAGATGGTGAACCGCGACGTCCGCTTCGCCGTCTCCGGCCGCCTCGACGGCGAGATCGACGAGCCGGGTGAGGGCCCGACCGGCCGTCCGGACCTTGTCGCGGACGACGACCGCGCCGTCCTGGACGTGCAGGATCGGCTTGACCGACAGGGCCGTCCCGAGCAGTGCCTCAGCCGCGCCGATACGCCCGCCCCGACGCAGGAACTCGAGCGTGTCGACGTAGAACAGAGTGGTCACCGCGGCGGCGTGATCGATCGCGGCCCGGGCGACGGTGTCCAGGTCGTGGCCGCGCCGGGCGGCCGCGGCGGCGGCGAGCGCGGGGAACCCGAGGCCCATCGCGGCGGTCCCGCTGTCGACCACCCGGACCTGTGGGCCGACCTCGGCCGCCGCGAGCTGCGCGGCCTCGTAGGTGCCGGACAGCTTGGCCGACAGGTGCACCGAGACGACGCCGTCGGCGCCCGCGGCGAGCAGCCGACGATACTCGTCGGCGAACTGGGAGGGCGCGGGCCGGGACGTGCTGACGGCGGCCCGGCGCGCGGTGAGCGCCCGGGCCACCTCGGCCGGGGCGACCTCGAGGCCCTCCAGCCCGGCCCAGCCGTTGATCACGACGGTGAGCGGCACGATGGTCAGCTCATACGTGCCGTTCAGTTCGGCCGGCAGGTACGCGGTGGAGTCGGTGACGACCGCGATGGTCATGCAGGCAAAGTACTTGATTCAGATGTACGTCAGCCGGCGGCCACCGAGGAGACCACGAACGGCTTGCCCTGCATGCACGTGGTCATCATCCCCGGCTCGGACTTGCCGACCACTGTCACCTCGGCCCCGGGCTGGAGCGCGGACTTCAGTTTCGCGTCCTCGGTGATCAGCAGATGGTCGCCGGTGCCGTCCTTGAGGAGCAGGCAGTTGGGCTCGACACCGGCCGTGACGGTGCCGGTGAGGGTGGTCTCGCCGGGGGCGGCGGAGACCGAGACGGTGGGGGCCGCGGGGGACGCGATGGCCGACTCGGGAATCGGCCCGCCGGCGTCGATGGGGGTCTGAGTGTTGTTCGCGCAGCCGGCGGAGAGCGCCAGAAGCAGCGCGGCGGGGACGACGGTTCTACGGATCAGCATGATGTTCTGACGTTACCGGACATATCCGGGTTCCCTACACCGGCGGCGGGGCCGGGCGCTCGGCCAGGACCCCGACGTTGTACGCCGACATCTGCCAGCCCCGGGACTCGTCGTGGGTGAGCTCCACCCAGTGACAGTTCTGCAGCGCACGCAGCGTACGCAATTGCTCGCGGCCCCAGCCGAGCAGGTGACCGACACCCGACCGGGCCGCGGCGCCGTGGCTGGCGACGACGACGGTGCCGCCCGGCGGGGCCAGGCGGGCCGCGTCCTGCAGTGCGTCGCAGACCCGCTTGCCGAGGTCTTCCAGGGTCTCGACACCGCCGCCGATGACGTCCTCCCCGGCCGTCCAGCGGGCGTGCTCCTCGGGGCGCTCGGCGGCGACCTCGGCCATGGTGTGGCCCTGCCACTCGCCGAAGTGCCGCTCGCGGAGCCGCTCGTCGGTGCCGACCGGCAGACCGGTCAGCGCGGCGAGAGCGGCCGCGGTGTCGGCGGCCCGGCTCAGATCGCTGGCGACGATCGCGGCCGGGCGGAGGCGGACGAGCAGCTCGGCGGCGTCGACGGCCTGCCTGCGGCCGAGGTCGTTGAGCGGCACGTCGGTCTGCCCCTGCACACGGGCAGCGGCGTTCCAGTCGGTGTTGCCGTGCCGCCAGACGATGAGGCGCGTCACGGCGCCTCGGCGCCGGCTTCGGCCAGATCGCGGTCGACGAACGGGATGATCGGGCAGTCCTTCCACAGCTTGTCGAGGGCGTAGAACTCGCGCTCCTCCTCGTGCT of the Actinoplanes sichuanensis genome contains:
- a CDS encoding helix-hairpin-helix domain-containing protein; this encodes MADGGPGGRRGGGSRESSAYPPDSAAGGVSGQGAFEGGRRQWLHAFDPGRPGVRAMAAVAVVVVLVAGFLAWKSRPQVDEVVSDGAATVSGVTPAASVAPVGELVVAVGGKVRKPGLVRLAAGSRVADALEAAGGAQPGVDVAPLNLARKVVDGELIMVGVSPPPGAATGGAAPGAAGGLINLNTATLGQLDTLPGVGPVLAQRILDARDAQGGFRAVTDLRKVDGIGESRYEQLKDLVTV
- a CDS encoding putative protein N(5)-glutamine methyltransferase, producing MTREQAISRLRAAGCVFAEDEADVLIEAAAAGPSLAGMVERRASGEPLEQVVGYADFAGVRVRLRPGVFVPRVRSELLVRLAATEIRPDALVVDLCCGSGALGLALRHRVPGITLHAADVDPVAVECAIGNLIGNVHRGDLFQALPESLRGRIDLLLANVPYVATGHLAFLPAEARDHEPRTALDGGDDGLAVFRAVAAGAREWLAPGGLLISEITEAQTPIASTIAEGNGLTATVTTDDDLDARAILARRPR
- a CDS encoding DegV family protein gives rise to the protein MTIAVVTDSTAYLPAELNGTYELTIVPLTVVINGWAGLEGLEVAPAEVARALTARRAAVSTSRPAPSQFADEYRRLLAAGADGVVSVHLSAKLSGTYEAAQLAAAEVGPQVRVVDSGTAAMGLGFPALAAAAAARRGHDLDTVARAAIDHAAAVTTLFYVDTLEFLRRGGRIGAAEALLGTALSVKPILHVQDGAVVVRDKVRTAGRALTRLVDLAVEAAGDGEADVAVHHLGTPDRASALVDDLSARLGNRLRDCYLTEVGAVVAAHTGPGLAGVVIHKR
- a CDS encoding histidine phosphatase family protein, with translation MTRLIVWRHGNTDWNAAARVQGQTDVPLNDLGRRQAVDAAELLVRLRPAAIVASDLSRAADTAAALAALTGLPVGTDERLRERHFGEWQGHTMAEVAAERPEEHARWTAGEDVIGGGVETLEDLGKRVCDALQDAARLAPPGGTVVVASHGAAARSGVGHLLGWGREQLRTLRALQNCHWVELTHDESRGWQMSAYNVGVLAERPAPPPV